From Gimesia panareensis, the proteins below share one genomic window:
- the bioF gene encoding 8-amino-7-oxononanoate synthase, which yields MSSSELPEWMETDLQQIREAGLFRSRRTFQPQPGGRCLLEDRELINFSSNDYLDLAQDPRLVSAASEVLTELGVGARASALVSGRTNWHTRLEEQLAEFEGTESALLFPSGYAANLGVISAVAQEEDTIFCDRLNHASLIDGCRLSGARFRVYRHDALEKLKRELAKSTGAGRKFIVTDSVFSMDGISAPLPDLCELADEFRASLIIDEAHGTGVYGKDGRGLAEELGVEDRVTIRIGTLSKAVGCLGGFVAGSATLIDWLWNRVRTQIYSTALPPSICAAACAALQIIQTEPERRTRLQELSQALRSGLRERPHLTVPDSRGPIIPVVLSDPALTMQVASDLQETGFLVGAIRPPTVPQGTSRLRISLTCAHQREDLERFLKALDGSLARNGQSR from the coding sequence ATGTCGTCCTCTGAACTCCCGGAATGGATGGAAACAGATCTGCAGCAGATCCGGGAGGCGGGGCTGTTTCGTTCACGGAGGACGTTTCAGCCTCAACCAGGAGGACGCTGCCTGCTGGAAGATCGTGAGCTGATCAACTTTTCCAGCAACGACTATCTCGATCTGGCCCAGGACCCGCGCCTGGTTTCAGCCGCTTCTGAAGTGCTGACCGAACTGGGCGTCGGTGCCCGCGCCAGCGCCCTGGTGAGTGGTCGCACCAACTGGCATACCCGTCTGGAAGAACAACTGGCGGAATTCGAAGGGACCGAATCCGCGCTCCTCTTCCCCAGTGGCTATGCGGCCAACCTGGGAGTAATCTCAGCTGTCGCTCAGGAAGAGGATACCATCTTCTGCGATCGATTGAATCATGCGAGCCTGATTGATGGCTGTCGACTCTCGGGAGCCCGGTTCCGCGTCTATCGGCATGACGCGCTGGAGAAACTGAAACGCGAGCTGGCAAAATCGACCGGTGCGGGCAGAAAGTTCATTGTCACCGATTCCGTATTCAGCATGGATGGCATTTCCGCACCCCTGCCTGACCTGTGTGAACTGGCGGACGAATTCAGGGCCAGTCTGATCATCGATGAAGCGCACGGGACCGGCGTTTATGGTAAGGATGGTCGAGGGCTGGCGGAAGAACTGGGCGTCGAAGACCGTGTGACCATCCGCATCGGCACACTCAGTAAAGCGGTGGGCTGCCTGGGGGGCTTTGTGGCGGGGTCTGCGACGTTGATTGACTGGCTCTGGAACCGTGTGCGGACCCAGATCTACTCGACCGCCCTGCCCCCGTCGATCTGTGCCGCCGCCTGTGCGGCTCTACAGATCATCCAGACGGAACCGGAGCGACGGACACGGCTGCAGGAACTGTCCCAAGCTCTGAGATCGGGACTCAGAGAGCGTCCGCATCTGACGGTCCCTGACTCGAGAGGCCCCATCATTCCCGTCGTCCTGTCCGATCCCGCATTGACGATGCAGGTGGCCAGCGATCTGCAGGAAACCGGCTTTCTGGTGGGAGCGATCCGGCCCCCCACCGTTCCCCAGGGGACTTCGCGGCTGCGGATTTCCCTGACCTGTGCCCATCAGCGGGAAGATCTGGAGCGGTTTTTAAAAGCACTGGATGGTTCACTCGCCAGAAACGGCCAATCCCGATAA
- the ftsH gene encoding ATP-dependent zinc metalloprotease FtsH, with translation MASPQENPQQTPPPGKDPQKPSSKETQGAPSTGPWLIILLILVIGSLMLMKSSPENTGSKVDYSFFIKELKRGNVDSVDFHGDILTGKWKVRPKNPDDKDKKKDDKLAEEFNTVLPSHPVEDRDLVPELIKQNVTFKAESTSVGIGTYILPWLIGPLLIIGFFWFMLRRSADPMGSGMLGNFTKSPAKRFRPSEEQTTFDDVAAMEQAKAELQEVVEFLKTPAKFQRLGAQIPKGVLLMGSPGTGKTLLARATAGEAGVPFYSINGSEFIQMFVGVGASRVRDLFRNAKENAPCIIFVDEIDAVGRIRGAGLGGGHDEREQTLNQMLSEMDGFQQNEAVIVIAATNRPDVLDPALLRPGRFDRHITVDRPTKDGRAAILKVHSRKIPLSDDVDLEKIAAGTIGFSGADLKNLVNEAALSATRLNKDQVDKEDFDNARDRVLMGPPREEILSEKEREMTAYHEAGHALLAWLLPEIDPVHKVTVIPRGRALGVTQLLPDEERYNMGEKQLHSQLAFMLGGRAAEGLVFGEHTAGAADDIKRATQITRKMVGQWGMSDVIGPVAFRHSDENPFLGKEMKSQGECSEETAHVIDQEMQRFLNAAEERAEKILTENREKLDLLAKALVEHEAIDSNDIKRLIGVSVREQANLDNAKQTGTDTENEQPPE, from the coding sequence ATGGCCTCTCCTCAGGAGAACCCCCAACAAACACCTCCTCCCGGCAAAGATCCCCAGAAGCCATCCAGCAAAGAAACTCAAGGGGCCCCCTCGACCGGCCCCTGGCTGATTATCCTGCTGATCCTGGTCATCGGCAGCCTGATGCTGATGAAATCTTCGCCCGAAAATACCGGTTCGAAGGTGGACTACAGCTTTTTCATCAAAGAGCTCAAACGGGGCAACGTCGATTCCGTCGATTTCCATGGCGATATCCTGACCGGAAAATGGAAAGTCCGTCCGAAAAATCCGGATGACAAAGACAAGAAAAAAGACGACAAGCTCGCGGAAGAATTCAACACCGTACTGCCCTCCCATCCGGTTGAAGATCGGGATCTGGTTCCGGAACTGATCAAACAGAATGTAACGTTCAAAGCAGAGAGCACCAGCGTCGGCATTGGCACGTATATCCTGCCCTGGTTGATTGGTCCATTGCTGATCATCGGCTTTTTCTGGTTCATGCTAAGACGTTCGGCAGACCCGATGGGCTCCGGCATGCTGGGTAATTTCACCAAGAGCCCGGCCAAACGGTTCCGTCCCTCTGAAGAACAGACGACCTTCGACGATGTCGCAGCGATGGAACAGGCCAAGGCGGAATTGCAGGAAGTCGTTGAGTTCCTGAAAACCCCGGCCAAGTTCCAGCGGCTGGGAGCTCAGATCCCCAAAGGGGTGTTGTTAATGGGCTCCCCGGGAACCGGGAAAACACTGCTGGCCCGCGCCACTGCGGGTGAAGCGGGCGTCCCCTTCTATTCGATCAACGGTTCGGAATTTATTCAGATGTTCGTCGGCGTGGGTGCCAGCCGGGTACGAGACCTGTTCCGTAACGCCAAGGAAAACGCCCCCTGTATCATCTTCGTCGATGAAATCGACGCGGTCGGCCGCATTCGTGGTGCCGGACTGGGGGGTGGACATGACGAACGGGAACAGACGCTGAACCAGATGCTCAGCGAAATGGACGGTTTCCAGCAGAATGAAGCGGTCATCGTCATCGCGGCTACCAACCGACCGGACGTACTGGACCCGGCACTGCTGCGTCCCGGTCGTTTCGACCGGCATATTACCGTTGACCGTCCCACCAAAGACGGACGGGCAGCGATTCTGAAAGTCCATTCGCGGAAAATCCCGTTGTCGGACGATGTCGATCTGGAAAAAATCGCCGCTGGTACGATCGGCTTCTCTGGAGCCGATCTCAAAAACCTGGTGAATGAAGCCGCTTTGTCCGCCACGCGTCTGAACAAGGACCAGGTGGACAAAGAAGATTTTGACAATGCCCGGGATCGTGTTTTAATGGGACCACCACGCGAAGAGATTCTCAGTGAAAAAGAGCGGGAAATGACCGCTTATCACGAAGCCGGCCACGCCTTGCTGGCCTGGTTATTGCCGGAAATCGATCCGGTACACAAAGTGACCGTCATCCCCCGCGGCAGAGCGCTGGGTGTGACACAACTGCTGCCCGATGAAGAGCGTTACAACATGGGTGAAAAACAACTTCACTCACAGTTGGCCTTCATGCTGGGTGGACGTGCTGCGGAAGGGCTGGTGTTTGGTGAGCACACAGCCGGAGCAGCAGACGACATCAAACGCGCCACGCAGATTACCCGCAAAATGGTGGGTCAGTGGGGCATGAGTGATGTCATTGGACCTGTGGCGTTTCGCCACTCAGATGAAAACCCGTTCCTGGGGAAAGAGATGAAGTCTCAAGGTGAGTGCAGTGAAGAAACCGCACATGTCATCGACCAGGAAATGCAGCGGTTCTTAAACGCTGCTGAAGAACGGGCAGAGAAGATATTAACAGAAAACAGGGAGAAACTTGACCTGCTGGCAAAAGCACTCGTAGAACATGAGGCCATTGACAGTAATGACATCAAGCGTCTGATCGGAGTTTCGGTTCGGGAACAAGCGAACCTGGATAACGCGAAGCAGACTGGTACTGATACAGAAAATGAACAGCCACCAGAATAA
- a CDS encoding glycosyltransferase family 2 protein, with translation MEPSSITRFPQSDEHGYPYTTEWYDSLKSSLGEAGCRQLGFYPIPEEFLLSVVIPIFNEQKTVENLINQVKAVPIRKELVLVDDGSTDGTRDILKRLEAESQSESDSLNEVRVIFHEVNQGKGAAVRTGFLEANGDVMLIQDADLEYDPSEYPRLLQPIIEGRADVVYGSRFLGDQPHRVLYYWHYLGNRFLTTLSNCFTNLNLTDMETCYKLFKKEVIKEIAPGLCQNRFGIEPELTAKVARRRCRIFEMSISYDGRTYDQGKKIGWKDGVKALWCIVRYGLKD, from the coding sequence ATGGAACCATCGTCAATCACACGCTTTCCGCAATCTGATGAGCACGGCTACCCTTACACAACCGAATGGTATGACTCGCTGAAGTCGTCCCTGGGTGAGGCGGGTTGCCGCCAACTCGGATTTTATCCCATTCCGGAAGAATTTCTGCTCTCAGTCGTGATCCCGATTTTCAATGAGCAAAAGACTGTTGAAAACCTGATCAATCAGGTGAAGGCAGTACCGATCCGCAAGGAACTGGTGCTGGTCGATGATGGGAGTACCGATGGGACCCGCGATATTCTGAAGCGGCTGGAAGCAGAGTCTCAATCGGAATCAGACTCACTGAATGAGGTGCGGGTCATTTTTCATGAGGTCAACCAGGGAAAAGGGGCTGCGGTCCGTACCGGTTTTCTGGAAGCCAATGGCGATGTGATGCTGATTCAGGACGCCGACCTCGAATACGATCCTTCAGAATACCCGCGGCTGCTGCAGCCGATCATTGAAGGGCGGGCGGATGTCGTTTACGGCAGCCGGTTTCTGGGAGACCAGCCCCACCGCGTGCTGTATTACTGGCACTATCTCGGAAATCGATTTCTGACGACACTGTCGAACTGTTTTACCAATCTGAACCTGACGGATATGGAAACCTGCTACAAACTGTTCAAAAAGGAAGTCATCAAGGAAATCGCCCCCGGGCTGTGCCAGAACCGGTTCGGAATTGAGCCCGAACTCACAGCGAAAGTAGCCCGTCGTCGCTGTCGCATTTTCGAGATGTCAATCAGTTATGACGGCCGTACTTACGATCAGGGCAAGAAAATCGGCTGGAAAGATGGCGTGAAGGCACTCTGGTGCATCGTCCGCTACGGACTGAAGGATTAG
- a CDS encoding alpha/beta fold hydrolase encodes MNFREKIKEEYPFASHWLKIDGHQYHYLDEGQGTPLLMVHGNPTWSFAWRRLVKQLSQSYRVIAVDHMGCGLSDKPQDYPYTLANHIANLKTLIQELDLQQITLFAHDWGGAIGMGAAVDLPERFEKFVLMNTAAFRSQEIPLRIAVCRIPLLGAWGVRGLNLFSGAAIKMAVEKHERMTPEVKAGFLGPYNNWQNRVAVHRFVQDIPLKASHPSYDTLVHVEEGLAQFQGHPLLLIWGERDWCFTTNFLDEFERRFPQAETLRIPDAGHYVFEDAHEIMVPRIEQFLQQ; translated from the coding sequence ATGAATTTCCGTGAGAAGATCAAAGAGGAATACCCGTTCGCTTCACACTGGTTGAAGATCGACGGCCATCAGTACCACTATCTGGATGAAGGCCAGGGAACGCCCCTGCTGATGGTACACGGGAATCCGACCTGGAGTTTCGCCTGGCGGCGGCTGGTCAAGCAACTTTCCCAGTCGTATCGTGTCATTGCTGTCGACCACATGGGCTGTGGTCTTTCAGACAAACCTCAGGATTATCCCTACACGCTGGCGAATCACATTGCGAACCTGAAAACCCTGATCCAGGAACTGGATCTGCAGCAGATCACGCTGTTTGCCCACGACTGGGGTGGCGCCATCGGGATGGGAGCGGCCGTCGATCTCCCGGAACGGTTCGAGAAATTCGTGTTGATGAATACGGCCGCTTTCCGTTCGCAGGAGATTCCGTTGAGAATTGCGGTCTGCCGGATTCCCCTGCTGGGCGCCTGGGGGGTACGCGGGCTGAATCTGTTTTCCGGTGCTGCGATCAAAATGGCCGTCGAAAAACATGAGCGGATGACTCCGGAAGTCAAAGCCGGCTTTCTGGGGCCGTACAACAACTGGCAGAACCGGGTCGCGGTGCACCGCTTCGTGCAGGACATTCCCCTCAAAGCTTCGCATCCCAGCTATGACACGCTGGTACACGTGGAAGAGGGACTGGCCCAGTTCCAGGGACATCCGCTGCTGCTGATCTGGGGAGAGCGGGACTGGTGCTTTACCACGAATTTTCTGGATGAGTTCGAGCGCCGGTTCCCGCAGGCGGAAACCCTGCGGATTCCCGACGCGGGGCATTACGTCTTTGAAGACGCGCATGAGATCATGGTGCCCCGCATTGAACAGTTTCTGCAGCAGTAG
- a CDS encoding aldose 1-epimerase family protein has translation MKTTQILFTDVSSQTWIEEQLLNAESHPEFSQQADWSIQKRQLHGGSSEGVDLIEVNNGRLKLTVLPTRGMGIWNGMLEDLPLGWNSPVKSPVNPAFVNLSERGGLGWLSGFNELICRCGLISNGPPGTDADGNPLESELTLHGRIANTPAHYVAVELDPADGGWLRITGRMSEGMLFGSQLQLESTLETQLGSASFTIRDRVTNVGASEAELELLYHINVGAPFLEAGAQFAIPFEEMAPRDPRAAEGVTDYQTYLGPTPDYAEQAYYFQPVADELGVTPALLSDSRGKLGFLVEFKKAGLPCFTLWKNTQPEAAGYVTGLEPGINFPNFRATEREQGRLKGLKPGERYETEFKVSILNNSDSVDAIRQKITKLTQQSPSVIHESPHPRFS, from the coding sequence ATGAAAACCACTCAGATTTTGTTCACTGATGTCAGTTCTCAAACCTGGATCGAAGAGCAACTGCTCAACGCAGAGAGCCATCCCGAGTTCTCACAACAGGCAGACTGGTCAATTCAGAAACGACAACTGCACGGCGGCTCCTCAGAAGGAGTCGACCTGATCGAGGTGAATAACGGCCGGTTGAAGCTCACCGTTCTGCCCACGCGGGGAATGGGGATCTGGAACGGTATGCTGGAAGATCTGCCTCTGGGCTGGAATTCCCCGGTCAAATCCCCTGTAAATCCCGCTTTCGTGAACCTTTCTGAGCGGGGAGGCCTGGGCTGGTTGAGCGGGTTTAATGAGCTGATCTGCCGTTGTGGCCTGATTTCCAACGGTCCTCCCGGCACCGACGCGGACGGGAATCCGCTGGAGTCCGAACTGACCCTGCACGGTCGCATCGCCAACACACCCGCGCATTACGTGGCGGTCGAGCTGGATCCCGCTGATGGCGGCTGGCTGCGGATTACCGGGCGGATGAGCGAAGGCATGCTGTTTGGCAGCCAGTTGCAGCTGGAATCCACACTCGAGACGCAACTGGGATCGGCGTCCTTTACCATCCGGGATCGGGTTACGAACGTGGGCGCCAGTGAGGCAGAATTGGAGCTGCTCTACCATATCAATGTTGGTGCCCCTTTTCTGGAAGCAGGCGCGCAATTTGCGATTCCCTTCGAAGAAATGGCACCGCGCGATCCCCGTGCTGCTGAAGGAGTTACAGACTATCAAACCTATTTGGGACCAACTCCCGATTACGCCGAGCAGGCCTACTATTTCCAGCCGGTCGCTGACGAACTGGGAGTGACTCCTGCCCTGCTTTCTGACAGCAGGGGTAAGCTGGGGTTTCTGGTGGAATTTAAGAAGGCGGGCCTCCCCTGCTTTACACTCTGGAAGAATACGCAGCCGGAAGCAGCCGGTTATGTAACCGGTCTGGAGCCAGGCATCAATTTCCCCAATTTCCGCGCCACGGAACGCGAACAGGGCCGGCTCAAAGGACTTAAACCAGGGGAGCGCTATGAGACGGAATTCAAAGTTTCCATTTTGAATAATTCAGATTCGGTTGATGCCATCCGGCAGAAAATCACGAAACTAACTCAACAGAGTCCCTCGGTGATTCACGAATCGCCGCACCCCCGGTTTTCCTGA
- a CDS encoding FAD-dependent oxidoreductase, whose protein sequence is MPEKVVVIGSGPAGWASCIYTSRANLEPLCFEGALTEENRLQGTLPLGQLALTTEVENYPGFPVGNLGAYLDDAIEESKRKYMAPHLGHGVSGPELMELMRQQAMNFGTKVVTDDIVDVDFSSHPYKVTPSNGETVETLAVIIATGARANYLGLDSENRFKNMGVSACAVCDGAMPRFRNHPLVVVGGGDSAMEEASYLTKFASKVYLVHRRDEFRASKIMADRALANEKIEVKWNSVIDEVLGNDEQGVTGVRIRSTVDDSQTEELEATGYFAAIGHTPNVNFLKGQIELNDKGFIQWQVPFRTNTNVDGVFAAGDVADDNYKQAITAAGSGCMAALDAERWLVANGYE, encoded by the coding sequence GTGCCAGAAAAAGTTGTCGTGATCGGATCAGGGCCCGCTGGTTGGGCATCTTGCATTTATACATCTCGTGCCAATCTCGAACCCCTCTGCTTCGAAGGGGCTCTGACTGAGGAAAACCGGCTGCAGGGGACGCTGCCTCTGGGACAGCTGGCATTAACGACCGAAGTCGAAAACTATCCCGGGTTTCCTGTCGGCAACCTGGGGGCGTACCTGGATGATGCCATTGAAGAATCCAAGCGGAAATACATGGCACCTCACCTGGGGCATGGAGTCAGTGGTCCGGAACTGATGGAACTGATGCGTCAACAGGCGATGAATTTCGGGACCAAAGTGGTGACCGATGACATCGTAGACGTCGATTTCTCTTCGCATCCCTACAAGGTGACACCGTCGAATGGGGAAACCGTGGAAACTCTGGCCGTGATCATCGCCACCGGTGCCCGGGCCAATTACCTCGGACTGGACTCAGAAAACCGTTTCAAGAATATGGGCGTCTCCGCCTGTGCGGTCTGTGATGGAGCCATGCCCCGCTTCCGTAATCATCCCCTGGTGGTGGTCGGCGGCGGTGACAGTGCGATGGAAGAAGCCTCTTACCTGACTAAGTTCGCCTCCAAGGTTTACCTCGTGCACCGCCGCGATGAATTCCGGGCCAGTAAGATCATGGCGGACCGGGCGCTCGCCAACGAAAAGATCGAAGTCAAATGGAACTCGGTCATCGACGAAGTTCTGGGGAACGACGAACAGGGCGTGACCGGCGTGAGGATTCGCAGCACTGTCGATGACAGCCAGACCGAAGAACTGGAAGCCACCGGTTACTTCGCTGCCATCGGTCACACGCCGAACGTCAATTTTCTCAAAGGCCAGATTGAGTTGAACGACAAAGGCTTCATCCAATGGCAGGTTCCTTTCCGCACCAATACGAATGTGGACGGTGTGTTTGCTGCCGGGGATGTGGCCGATGACAACTACAAGCAGGCGATCACCGCCGCCGGCAGTGGCTGTATGGCGGCCCTGGATGCGGAACGCTGGCTGGTTGCCAACGGTTACGAATAA
- a CDS encoding M24 family metallopeptidase, with amino-acid sequence MLTKEGCQARQKRLWEAVPDHLEWILIADPRHVLYLSNFLVQPCSFSRGERALLLLDREKGVTLIGDNFTLRSSAAEFYVDHEAIENWYDHKHSVENRDHALFKALKSVVPQLKGRAGAIEAEWLPVGALQELEITQTDATLELGSTLRQLRRQKHDDEIALLKQCMQACDAGHACAREVVEAGRSEFDIFRKVQAAVLQAAGLPVIIYGDFRASTPAVPKAGGLPSGHVLENGDLFVLDYSVVIHGYRSDFTNTMAVGEPSAEQEKLFGLCQAAMQGGESTLKAGTKCADVHAATAAPIWDAGYKENFQHHAGHGLGLGHPEAPILVPESIDTLLAGDVVTLEPGVYVEGIGGMRIEHNYLITDDGFERLSNHVIALK; translated from the coding sequence ATGTTGACAAAAGAAGGATGCCAGGCGCGACAGAAACGATTGTGGGAGGCTGTTCCCGATCATCTGGAATGGATTCTGATTGCAGACCCGCGTCATGTGCTGTATCTCTCGAACTTCCTCGTACAGCCCTGTAGTTTCTCGCGGGGCGAGCGGGCGCTGTTGCTGCTGGATCGGGAAAAAGGGGTCACCCTGATCGGGGATAACTTCACGCTCCGCTCTTCTGCTGCCGAGTTCTACGTCGATCACGAGGCCATCGAAAACTGGTACGATCACAAACACTCGGTCGAAAATCGTGACCACGCACTGTTCAAGGCCCTGAAGTCGGTGGTCCCTCAGTTAAAGGGACGCGCCGGGGCCATCGAAGCCGAATGGCTGCCGGTGGGAGCACTGCAGGAACTGGAGATTACGCAGACCGATGCCACTCTCGAACTGGGCAGCACACTGCGTCAGCTCCGCCGTCAGAAACACGACGACGAGATCGCACTCCTGAAACAGTGTATGCAGGCCTGCGACGCCGGCCATGCCTGTGCCCGGGAAGTGGTCGAAGCGGGCCGCAGCGAGTTTGATATCTTCCGTAAAGTTCAGGCTGCGGTCCTGCAGGCCGCGGGACTGCCCGTCATTATTTACGGCGACTTCAGGGCTTCAACGCCTGCGGTTCCCAAAGCGGGTGGACTTCCCTCCGGTCATGTCCTGGAAAACGGCGATCTGTTCGTACTCGATTATTCGGTCGTGATTCACGGTTACCGCAGCGATTTTACCAACACAATGGCGGTCGGCGAGCCGAGTGCCGAGCAGGAAAAGCTGTTCGGCCTCTGTCAGGCAGCCATGCAGGGAGGCGAATCGACGCTCAAGGCCGGGACGAAATGTGCCGACGTGCATGCGGCGACCGCAGCACCCATCTGGGATGCCGGCTATAAAGAGAACTTCCAGCATCACGCCGGTCACGGCTTGGGACTGGGACATCCGGAAGCACCGATTCTGGTGCCGGAGAGCATCGACACGCTGCTGGCGGGCGATGTGGTGACTCTGGAGCCCGGCGTCTATGTCGAAGGCATCGGCGGTATGCGGATTGAGCACAACTATCTGATCACGGACGATGGTTTCGAACGGCTCAGCAATCATGTGATTGCCCTCAAGTAA
- a CDS encoding DEAD/DEAH box helicase, with product MNQKQKKKKKTTKDSFDQLGLNDKILKNLSQAGYEKPSPIQAELIPIAVTGKDCIGQARTGTGKTAAFSLPILQQIDLRRPGIQALILAPTRELSEQVAAEIRKLCPSKSLSLAVLVGGKPVRPQENQLKKGAQIAVGTPGRVIDHINRGNLKLSTLRFAVLDEADRMLDIGFRPDIEKILRKCPKERQTLLLSATLPPPVERLAQRYMNEPVMIDLSENKVSVDAIDQYYVTVDPDRKIKLLSRLLFQERPKQTIVFTRTKRGADKLDRIFSKKLKNVAAIHGDLPQSKRDRVLKKFREGKIRLLIATDVMGRGIDVSGISHIINFDIPEFSDDYVHRIGRVGRLSSDQKGAAFTFVSPDEGDQLTNIENRINHMIQEFRVDDFEAYRPKQPRKKIEKISHVGSTEHLINPDFGDF from the coding sequence ATGAATCAAAAGCAGAAAAAGAAAAAAAAGACCACGAAAGATAGTTTTGATCAATTAGGACTCAATGACAAAATCTTAAAAAACCTGAGTCAGGCAGGCTATGAAAAACCGAGCCCGATTCAGGCCGAACTGATCCCGATCGCGGTCACCGGTAAAGACTGTATTGGACAGGCACGAACCGGAACCGGAAAAACGGCCGCGTTCTCGCTACCGATCCTGCAGCAGATCGATCTCAGACGTCCGGGCATTCAGGCTTTGATCCTGGCCCCCACCCGCGAACTGAGTGAGCAGGTCGCTGCGGAAATCCGCAAGCTGTGTCCGTCAAAATCACTCAGCCTGGCGGTTCTGGTCGGAGGCAAGCCGGTTCGCCCCCAGGAAAACCAGTTGAAGAAGGGGGCCCAGATCGCCGTCGGTACGCCGGGGCGGGTCATCGACCACATCAATCGGGGCAACCTCAAACTGAGTACCTTGCGGTTTGCTGTGCTCGACGAGGCAGACCGCATGCTCGATATCGGATTCCGTCCTGATATTGAAAAGATTCTACGGAAATGTCCCAAAGAGAGACAGACCCTGCTGCTCTCGGCCACACTGCCGCCCCCCGTCGAGCGGCTGGCTCAACGCTACATGAATGAGCCGGTGATGATCGACCTGTCGGAAAACAAGGTCAGCGTGGATGCCATTGATCAGTATTACGTCACCGTCGATCCGGACCGGAAAATCAAGCTACTGTCGCGGCTGCTGTTCCAGGAACGACCGAAGCAGACCATCGTGTTTACCCGGACCAAACGGGGCGCTGACAAGCTGGATCGGATCTTCTCAAAGAAGCTGAAAAACGTGGCCGCCATTCACGGCGATCTGCCCCAGTCCAAGCGGGACCGGGTGCTGAAAAAATTCCGGGAAGGCAAGATCCGCCTGTTGATCGCCACCGATGTGATGGGGCGAGGCATTGATGTCAGCGGGATCTCGCACATCATCAACTTCGATATTCCCGAATTCAGCGACGACTACGTGCACCGCATCGGACGCGTGGGGCGTCTCTCGTCCGACCAGAAAGGGGCTGCCTTCACTTTCGTCTCACCTGACGAAGGGGATCAGTTGACGAATATCGAGAACCGGATTAATCACATGATTCAGGAATTCCGGGTCGATGATTTCGAAGCCTATCGTCCCAAGCAACCCCGCAAAAAAATAGAGAAGATTTCCCACGTGGGAAGCACCGAGCACCTGATCAATCCCGACTTCGGCGACTTCTAA